In the genome of Limnothrix sp. FACHB-406, one region contains:
- the rnc gene encoding ribonuclease III: MTAFAQQPSGSERPRVVTWPRPAKSLAVQESIAQTSLMPHLVPELPRFNCQSLLIQALTHRSLVRENPRLGEDNERLEFLGDAILTFVSGAYLYRRFPDLGEDEMTRRRSALVDEKQLAQFAIALNLGQQLRMSRGVEQMGGRHNPNLLSSAFEALVGAYYLDQHGDVEIVRPFVEALFDAVPIEELQARSSLDVKNQLQEWAHKCGLSLPKYNTQKIAGQDHNPLFSCQVSLGSRILGTGQGRSKKEAEKSAAAAALETLNQKATSSTNAPRAALA; the protein is encoded by the coding sequence ATGACCGCCTTTGCTCAACAGCCGTCTGGTTCCGAACGCCCTAGGGTGGTTACCTGGCCGCGACCTGCCAAATCCCTTGCTGTTCAGGAGTCGATCGCCCAAACGTCGCTGATGCCCCACTTGGTGCCGGAGCTGCCTCGGTTTAACTGCCAAAGCCTGTTGATTCAGGCCCTCACCCATCGATCGCTCGTGCGGGAAAATCCACGGCTGGGTGAGGATAACGAGCGACTGGAATTTTTGGGTGATGCAATTTTGACCTTTGTTAGTGGGGCTTATTTGTATCGCCGCTTTCCCGATTTGGGCGAGGACGAAATGACCCGGCGGCGATCAGCCCTCGTTGACGAAAAGCAACTGGCTCAGTTTGCGATCGCCCTGAATTTGGGTCAGCAACTGCGCATGAGCCGAGGGGTTGAGCAGATGGGAGGTCGCCATAATCCCAACCTACTCAGCAGCGCTTTTGAAGCTCTGGTCGGGGCCTACTATCTCGATCAACATGGGGATGTGGAGATTGTTCGCCCCTTTGTGGAAGCCTTGTTTGACGCAGTGCCGATCGAAGAACTCCAGGCGCGATCGAGCCTTGATGTGAAAAATCAACTGCAAGAATGGGCCCACAAATGCGGTCTTTCCTTGCCGAAATACAACACCCAAAAGATTGCCGGACAGGATCACAATCCCCTCTTTTCCTGCCAAGTTTCGTTGGGGTCTCGAATTTTAGGAACCGGTCAAGGCCGCTCCAAAAAAGAAGCCGAAAAATCCGCCGCCGCCGCTGCCCTGGAAACCCTCAACCAGAAGGCCACCAGCAGCACGAACGCGCCGCGAGCGGCCTTGGCCTAA